From a region of the Veillonellales bacterium genome:
- a CDS encoding MFS transporter yields MAEAYMKMDNQEIKSIIARMDRLPLSPFHYRMLTVNGFAWAFDAFDVGLVTFVVTALVKAWQLTPGQVGVILSAGMAGMLVGAFFSGPIADRWGRKAVFQWTMLIFSVFSLLCAVAWDFWSLVIFRFFVGVGLGGETPVVTALLGEFVPSRDRGKVQGLLNCFWAVGWLAAAAIAFFIIPAAGWRWAFVAGAIPALYIWVVRLHIPESPRWLALKGKVEEANAVVSQIETIVSRTHTVPPVDAASVNAVPDMGKTSVGTLFSSDYVKRTIMLWVLWFLGMFGYYGLFAWMPTLLVKAGHSMVKSFQYVFFMQLAYLPNQILSAYLMDKWGRKRLLIGNLLLSGVAAVIFGIALGQNLNTGEVLLLGVITSFFVSGVWGITYTYTPELYPTGVRVTGTSWAATCSRFGSMLAPLIVGSFLNVMGVAGVYGVIAGAFILAGFFVMAFGVETRGKQL; encoded by the coding sequence ATGGCAGAAGCTTATATGAAGATGGATAACCAGGAAATTAAATCAATTATCGCCAGAATGGACCGATTGCCGCTATCGCCGTTTCATTACAGAATGCTGACGGTAAATGGGTTTGCCTGGGCTTTTGATGCGTTTGATGTTGGTCTGGTGACATTCGTTGTTACCGCACTGGTAAAAGCCTGGCAGTTAACGCCGGGCCAGGTGGGCGTGATTTTAAGCGCCGGTATGGCGGGAATGCTGGTCGGGGCTTTTTTCTCCGGGCCGATTGCCGACCGGTGGGGTCGTAAGGCTGTATTTCAGTGGACTATGCTGATTTTTTCCGTATTTTCCTTATTGTGTGCTGTAGCCTGGGATTTCTGGTCCTTAGTCATTTTCCGCTTTTTTGTTGGAGTGGGGCTGGGGGGAGAGACACCGGTTGTAACGGCTTTGTTGGGTGAATTTGTTCCGTCCCGCGACCGGGGCAAGGTTCAGGGCCTGCTGAACTGCTTCTGGGCTGTCGGCTGGCTGGCGGCCGCGGCTATCGCCTTTTTTATTATCCCGGCTGCCGGCTGGCGCTGGGCGTTTGTAGCCGGTGCGATCCCTGCTTTATATATTTGGGTAGTCCGGCTTCATATTCCGGAGTCTCCCAGATGGCTGGCCTTAAAGGGGAAAGTGGAAGAGGCAAATGCCGTGGTGAGCCAGATTGAAACTATTGTGTCCCGTACCCATACGGTACCGCCTGTAGACGCTGCCTCGGTTAATGCCGTGCCGGATATGGGAAAGACTTCAGTGGGTACGCTGTTCTCATCGGACTATGTGAAGCGGACTATAATGCTGTGGGTGCTGTGGTTTCTGGGGATGTTCGGGTATTACGGCTTGTTTGCCTGGATGCCGACTCTCCTGGTCAAGGCCGGTCACAGCATGGTGAAGTCCTTTCAATATGTGTTTTTTATGCAGTTGGCGTATCTTCCCAATCAAATTTTATCGGCCTATTTGATGGATAAATGGGGGAGAAAGCGGTTGTTGATCGGTAACCTGTTGTTATCCGGTGTTGCCGCTGTTATCTTTGGGATAGCCCTTGGTCAAAATTTGAATACGGGTGAAGTTCTTTTACTGGGAGTTATTACTTCGTTTTTTGTTTCTGGAGTCTGGGGAATTACATACACCTATACGCCGGAGCTGTATCCGACAGGTGTGAGAGTTACCGGAACCAGCTGGGCGGCTACTTGTTCCCGGTTCGGTTCCATGCTGGCACCGCTCATTGTCGGATCCTTTCTGAATGTGATGGGAGTTGCCGGTGTCTACGGAGTGATTGCCGGGGCCTTTATTCTCGCCGG
- a CDS encoding sigma 54-interacting transcriptional regulator, whose amino-acid sequence MTSLLDQLYKALPVIAQTTGGFATVTDSGGRRLRTVDSSGREESQYDGQVYRLALDAMEKQMPVFGSSQLIGEAYAWALPIGEYVLSCSNVERVERDKNLLDALAKALPLVARVAGGEAVLFDEMGRRIKSVDYMGNDKETFIGKVSRAAQVAMEKQTPVIGESISVPGAMAVRIPIAKNYGFGFNNEVVVSQKHKLVEEMKKSQYARYDFNDIIERSENMQQCKNMAQYVAKSISSVLIYGETGTGKEMFAQAIHNASDRRAKPFIAINCSALPKSLIESNLFGYSDGAFTGAKKGGKPGIFESADHGTVFLDEISEMDMDLQVKLLRVIQEREVTRIGNTKPVPIDVRIICATNKNLRKMVEENTFREDLFYRINVVELKVPPLRNRLDDIPVLTNYFIKKYSMVLGKYIVDVSSQVLELFQSYSWPGNVRELQNCIESALNMASVDDSVLLVTHLPSQFHSRDAAPPINGRMIGLNLRDALKEAEKHIIATVLETEKNNRNRAARRLGISTTTLWRRMRELDMFQD is encoded by the coding sequence ATGACATCACTGCTAGATCAATTGTATAAAGCGCTGCCGGTTATTGCGCAAACCACCGGCGGATTTGCAACTGTTACCGATTCCGGGGGTCGCCGGCTGAGAACCGTCGACTCTTCCGGCCGGGAAGAAAGCCAGTATGACGGTCAAGTCTATCGGTTGGCACTGGATGCCATGGAGAAGCAGATGCCCGTTTTCGGGTCATCACAGCTAATTGGTGAGGCGTACGCATGGGCTTTACCAATTGGTGAATATGTACTTTCTTGCAGCAATGTGGAACGGGTGGAACGGGATAAAAATTTGTTGGATGCCTTAGCCAAAGCGTTGCCGCTGGTTGCCCGAGTGGCCGGGGGAGAAGCCGTTTTGTTTGATGAAATGGGAAGAAGAATAAAAAGCGTAGATTATATGGGGAACGATAAAGAAACTTTTATTGGGAAGGTCAGCAGGGCGGCTCAGGTGGCGATGGAAAAGCAAACGCCGGTTATCGGTGAGTCCATATCGGTTCCCGGTGCGATGGCAGTGCGAATCCCTATTGCGAAGAATTATGGGTTCGGGTTTAACAATGAAGTGGTTGTTTCCCAAAAACATAAACTGGTAGAGGAAATGAAAAAATCCCAATACGCACGCTATGATTTTAACGATATTATTGAGCGCAGCGAAAATATGCAGCAGTGTAAAAATATGGCACAATATGTAGCCAAAAGCATCTCCTCCGTATTGATATACGGAGAAACGGGAACCGGTAAGGAAATGTTTGCCCAGGCGATCCACAACGCCAGTGACCGGCGGGCAAAACCCTTTATTGCAATTAATTGCAGCGCCTTGCCGAAGTCATTAATCGAGAGTAACTTATTCGGTTATTCAGACGGTGCCTTTACCGGAGCAAAAAAGGGCGGCAAGCCGGGAATCTTTGAAAGTGCGGATCATGGGACAGTCTTTTTGGATGAAATCAGCGAAATGGACATGGATCTGCAGGTAAAATTGCTGCGGGTTATTCAAGAGCGGGAAGTGACCCGGATCGGCAACACGAAGCCGGTGCCGATAGATGTGCGGATTATTTGCGCCACCAATAAGAATCTGCGGAAAATGGTCGAGGAAAATACGTTCCGGGAAGACTTATTCTACCGTATCAATGTGGTGGAATTAAAAGTGCCGCCGCTGAGGAACCGGCTGGACGATATTCCTGTATTAACTAATTATTTTATAAAAAAATATAGCATGGTTTTGGGGAAATACATTGTGGATGTTTCTTCCCAGGTTTTAGAACTTTTTCAGTCTTATTCGTGGCCCGGAAATGTCCGGGAATTGCAGAACTGCATCGAAAGTGCTTTAAATATGGCCAGTGTGGATGACAGTGTGCTGCTGGTAACCCATCTTCCCTCCCAGTTCCATTCCCGGGATGCCGCACCCCCGATAAATGGCCGGATGATCGGGTTAAATCTACGCGACGCGCTGAAGGAAGCAGAAAAACATATTATTGCGACTGTCCTGGAAACAGAAAAAAATAACCGCAACCGGGCAGCTCGACGACTGGGGATCAGCACGACTACCTTATGGCGCAGGATGCGCGAACTCGATATGTTTCAAGATTGA